TCATATGGAACATGATCCACGGAACACCGGGAGAAGATGGAAAGCTGCAGGGATATTTTGACATTATGGGTATTCCATACAGCAGTTCCAGCCACCTTTCCTCTGCAATGACCTTTGATAAATACACCTGCAAGAGTTTTCTTAAACAGCACGGCGTGCTTACCCCGGAAGCCAGTCTTGTAAGAAAAGAACTGGAGCCTGATCTGGAGGCTGTTGCCGAAATTGTTGGCTTCCCATGCTTTGTGAAGCCTAATAGCGGGGGATCCAGTTTTGGAACCTCCAAAGTTGTCCGGTTCGAGGACTTACAAGCTGCCCTGGAGAAAGCCCTGAAAGAAGATCATGAAGCCATTGTTGAACGCTATATTAAAGGGACCGAGGTGACTTGCGGACTTATGAAAATAAAAGATGGGTTCCAGCTGTTCCCCCTCACCGAAATTGTATCCAAAAATGAGTTCTTTGACTACGAAGCCAAATATACCGTGGGAAAGGCCGAAGAGATCACACCGGCCCGGATTGATGAAACTGTGAAAAAGAAGTGCTACGACATGGCCGAAAACATCTATAAACTGACCAATTGTTCCGGTATTATCAGGGTCGATTTCATTATAAAAGGCAACCAGGTATACTTCCTGGAACTCAACTCTATTCCCGGAATGTCTGAGGAGAGTATTATCCCCAAGCAGGTTCGCAGTATGGATCTGTCCATGGAAAGTGTGCTTCAGCAGGTTATTGATACGGTCACGGGATCCTGAAAACACTTTTTTTGCTACTTTTACTGCCCGCATGAGAAAATCTCATTTTTTCCTGATTGCGGCATTTTTATGCTGCATGTTTCCGGCCTGTTTCTACTCCGATACAGAGATGTACGAGGTAGATCCGCTTGCAGGCGATCCTCCGAATATATCCATAAGTACCAACCTGGACACGCTTGACCTTCCTCAGGTAAACGACAGTCTTGCACTTATCTACCATGTTCAAATAAGCGGAGGTGAGCTTTACTACGTGTATGCAGAAGTGGCAGGCCACATGGTCTTTGACTCGGACAGTACTCAGGGAATATTCTGGATATATCCCCAAATGGCAGATTCATCTGGTGTGGATACCCTCTCTATGGAATTCTACTACTCCAGTAACAGCAACAGTCTGGCCGACAAGGTGGGATATGAAGCGCTGCTGGAACGGCTGAAATTTGCTTTGGACTTTAACCAGGGGGAGCAGCAATGAGAAAGTTCACCATGTATATGATCCTGCTGACTCTGGTACTTCTCGCCGTTCCACCTGCCCATGGGCAGGACGGGGGGATAAAGTTTTCCTTAGGAGTGGCAGCTGTTCGAATGGATGATTTGAAAGCTCTCCAGAAGCATATACTCAGCACCTATCCCGTGGAGGGGAAAATAACGAGTTCTTTTCCACCCTTTACCTCCTCATCCGTCATTGTCTTCAAGCAGCTGTTCGAACAGATCCGGATTGGGGGAGGATACAGTTACTCCACCACAGGAGGTAAATCCAGTTACGCCGATTACTCCGGAACCCTGTACACAGAAATGTCGGCCACTGCGCACCGGCTGGGAGCATACCTCTCTTACTCCGTATGGAGCGGTGAGCATCCTGAGCTCTCTATCTATGGAAAAGTGGAAGCCAATCTGAGCGACATCACAATTCAGTCCTCCTATACCATCCTGGGACTCTCAAATACTATTTTCAACAAATACCGGTCTATAAGCCC
The genomic region above belongs to Bacteroidales bacterium and contains:
- a CDS encoding D-alanine--D-alanine ligase; the protein is MNIAIFTGGDSSEYVISMKSAGQVLKWLEAAGHSCYLVEIKGASWMVHHGKNRVPLDKNNLSFRKNGEQVTFDFIWNMIHGTPGEDGKLQGYFDIMGIPYSSSSHLSSAMTFDKYTCKSFLKQHGVLTPEASLVRKELEPDLEAVAEIVGFPCFVKPNSGGSSFGTSKVVRFEDLQAALEKALKEDHEAIVERYIKGTEVTCGLMKIKDGFQLFPLTEIVSKNEFFDYEAKYTVGKAEEITPARIDETVKKKCYDMAENIYKLTNCSGIIRVDFIIKGNQVYFLELNSIPGMSEESIIPKQVRSMDLSMESVLQQVIDTVTGS